A section of the Deinococcus taeanensis genome encodes:
- the rpmD gene encoding 50S ribosomal protein L30, producing MKITLKRSVIGRPESQVKTVEALGLKKIGQTREVSDTPAVRGMVNTVKHLLEVQE from the coding sequence GTGAAAATCACCCTGAAGCGCAGCGTCATCGGTCGCCCTGAATCCCAGGTCAAGACCGTAGAAGCGCTCGGCCTGAAAAAGATCGGCCAGACCCGCGAAGTCAGTGACACCCCCGCCGTCCGCGGCATGGTGAACACCGTCAAGCACCTTCTGGAGGTGCAAGAATGA
- the rpmC gene encoding 50S ribosomal protein L29 — protein sequence MKPSEMRNLTAEDFAKEIESRKKELMELRFQAAVGNLAQPHRVKQLRREVAQLNTIKGELSKGEQA from the coding sequence ATGAAGCCCAGTGAAATGCGTAACCTGACGGCCGAAGATTTCGCCAAGGAAATCGAGAGCCGCAAGAAAGAACTGATGGAGCTGCGCTTTCAGGCGGCCGTGGGTAACCTCGCCCAGCCCCACCGCGTCAAACAGCTCCGCCGTGAAGTGGCCCAGCTCAACACCATCAAGGGCGAGCTGAGCAAAGGGGAGCAGGCATGA
- the rpsQ gene encoding 30S ribosomal protein S17: protein MKKTFTGVVVSDKADKTVSVKVERKFAHPLYGKVVTRSHKYAAHDENNEYKVGDRVEIIAVRPISKTKTWQVTRLIERPRGIETTAVETEGGNA from the coding sequence ATGAAGAAGACCTTTACTGGCGTTGTGGTCAGTGACAAGGCCGACAAGACCGTCAGCGTGAAGGTCGAGCGCAAGTTCGCTCACCCCCTGTACGGCAAGGTCGTGACCCGCAGCCACAAGTACGCGGCCCACGACGAGAACAACGAGTACAAGGTGGGCGACCGCGTCGAGATCATCGCCGTGCGTCCCATCAGCAAAACCAAGACCTGGCAGGTTACCCGCCTGATCGAGCGTCCCCGCGGCATCGAAACGACCGCCGTGGAAACCGAAGGGGGTAACGCATGA
- the rpsC gene encoding 30S ribosomal protein S3: MGNKINPNGFRLGITRTWNSRWYAGKKQYAGLLKEDEKIRKLVGKKLAAAGIARIEIERAGQQVNVIISAAKPGIVIGKGGESIKELRQDIERLVSAGTVAVNVAEIPNPNISAPLVALRIAEQIERRFAFRRAMKQAAQRVMESGARGVKIILSGRLGGAEQARTEMVREGRVPLHTLRADIDYGTARAETTYGSLGIKVMVFTGEVIGGRTETFARPQRRNDERRPDAGDRPNRRRPAARRRPGGE, encoded by the coding sequence ATGGGCAACAAGATCAACCCGAACGGCTTCCGCCTGGGGATCACCCGTACCTGGAACAGCCGCTGGTACGCCGGTAAGAAGCAGTACGCCGGCCTGCTCAAGGAAGACGAGAAGATCCGCAAACTCGTCGGTAAGAAACTCGCCGCGGCCGGCATCGCCCGCATCGAGATTGAACGCGCCGGCCAGCAGGTCAACGTGATCATCTCCGCCGCGAAGCCTGGCATCGTGATCGGCAAGGGCGGCGAGTCCATCAAGGAACTCCGTCAGGACATCGAGCGTCTCGTGTCGGCCGGTACCGTCGCCGTGAACGTCGCCGAGATCCCCAACCCCAACATCAGCGCGCCTCTGGTCGCCCTGCGCATCGCCGAGCAGATCGAACGCCGCTTCGCGTTCCGCCGCGCCATGAAGCAGGCCGCCCAACGCGTGATGGAGTCTGGCGCCCGCGGCGTCAAGATCATCCTGTCCGGCCGCCTCGGCGGGGCTGAACAGGCCCGCACCGAAATGGTCCGTGAAGGCCGCGTGCCCCTGCACACCCTGCGCGCCGACATCGACTACGGCACCGCCCGCGCCGAAACCACCTACGGCAGCCTGGGCATCAAGGTCATGGTCTTCACCGGTGAAGTGATCGGCGGCCGCACCGAAACCTTCGCGCGCCCCCAGCGCCGCAACGACGAGCGCCGCCCCGACGCGGGCGACCGCCCCAACCGCCGCCGCCCCGCCGCGCGGCGCCGCCCCGGAGGTGAGTGA
- the secY gene encoding preprotein translocase subunit SecY: MLRAFRDAFRIPDLQRKIVFTLLLLAVYRLGSTIPTPGVNSAALQQATSGGLFGLISMISGGNLSQFSIFALGVLPYITASIVIQLMTTTIPALEKLSKEGEEGRKKINQYTRFAAVGLGTVQALFFSLFISNGGQYLAPGWDPGIFTILVMVLTQVAGIAFTMWIGERMTEVGVGNGISLIITAGIIAAYPREIAATAQLVSADPEGNWVLRILAFVAVVLLTIAGIVYVYQAERRVPVTYARARGGAAGTARGAGQATWLPIKVNQAGVIPVIFASAMLIIPNLLQQGTVTRAPNVSAWIATYLAFGQPLYIALESLLIFGFTYLYNSVQFDPKRIAEQLREAGGFIPGVRPGTPTADFLGTISGRLSLWGAIFLVVLTIVPQLVQKATGITTFQFSGTGLLIIVGVALETLKQLEAQLTVRRYDGFISKGRIRGRMNRDN, translated from the coding sequence ATGCTGCGCGCCTTCCGCGACGCGTTCCGTATTCCGGACCTTCAGCGGAAGATTGTCTTCACCCTGCTGCTTCTAGCTGTGTACCGCCTGGGAAGCACCATTCCCACCCCGGGCGTGAACAGCGCAGCACTCCAACAGGCCACCTCTGGTGGCCTTTTCGGGTTGATCAGCATGATCTCGGGCGGCAATCTTTCGCAGTTCTCGATCTTCGCGCTCGGCGTGCTGCCGTACATCACGGCCAGTATCGTCATTCAGCTGATGACGACCACCATCCCCGCCCTGGAAAAGCTCTCCAAGGAAGGGGAAGAGGGCCGCAAGAAGATCAACCAGTACACCCGGTTCGCCGCAGTGGGGCTGGGCACCGTGCAGGCACTGTTCTTCTCGCTGTTCATCAGCAACGGCGGACAGTACCTCGCGCCCGGCTGGGACCCGGGCATCTTCACCATTCTGGTGATGGTCCTGACCCAGGTGGCCGGCATTGCGTTCACCATGTGGATCGGTGAACGCATGACCGAGGTGGGCGTCGGCAACGGCATCAGTCTGATCATCACGGCCGGCATCATCGCCGCGTACCCGCGTGAGATTGCCGCAACCGCCCAGCTAGTCAGCGCTGATCCCGAAGGCAACTGGGTGCTGCGCATCCTGGCGTTCGTGGCCGTTGTGCTGCTTACGATCGCCGGGATCGTGTACGTGTACCAGGCCGAGCGCCGCGTGCCCGTCACGTACGCCCGGGCGCGCGGCGGGGCAGCCGGCACGGCACGCGGGGCCGGGCAGGCCACCTGGCTGCCCATCAAGGTGAACCAGGCCGGCGTGATCCCGGTGATTTTCGCGAGCGCGATGCTGATCATCCCGAACCTGCTTCAGCAGGGCACGGTGACGCGCGCACCCAACGTAAGTGCGTGGATCGCCACGTACCTGGCATTCGGGCAGCCGCTGTACATTGCGCTGGAGTCACTGCTGATCTTCGGGTTCACGTACCTGTACAACAGCGTGCAGTTCGACCCGAAACGCATCGCGGAGCAACTGCGCGAGGCGGGGGGCTTTATTCCCGGGGTGCGCCCCGGAACACCCACCGCGGACTTCCTGGGCACCATCAGCGGGCGCCTGAGCCTGTGGGGCGCGATCTTCCTGGTGGTGCTGACCATCGTGCCGCAGCTGGTGCAGAAGGCCACGGGCATCACCACGTTCCAGTTCAGCGGCACCGGCCTGCTGATCATCGTGGGCGTGGCGCTCGAAACCCTCAAGCAACTCGAAGCGCAGCTGACGGTCCGCCGCTACGACGGGTTCATCAGCAAGGGCCGGATCCGTGGCCGCATGAACCGCGACAACTGA
- the rpsK gene encoding 30S ribosomal protein S11 codes for MAKSTKGKTPRRARRNISAGRAYVHASYNNTIVTITDLDGNSVAWSSGGTIGYKGSKKGTPYAAQLAAADAVKKAQQTFGMNIVDVIVRGSGSGREQAIRAIQASGIEVKSIMDDTPVPHNGCRPKKKFRA; via the coding sequence ATGGCGAAGAGCACCAAAGGCAAGACCCCGCGCCGCGCCCGGCGCAACATCAGCGCTGGCCGCGCGTACGTGCACGCCAGCTACAACAACACGATCGTGACCATCACTGACCTCGACGGCAACAGCGTCGCGTGGAGCAGTGGCGGCACCATCGGCTACAAGGGCAGCAAGAAGGGAACCCCCTACGCCGCCCAGCTGGCCGCCGCCGACGCGGTGAAGAAGGCCCAACAGACCTTCGGCATGAACATCGTCGACGTGATCGTCCGTGGCAGCGGCTCCGGCCGCGAGCAGGCCATCCGCGCCATCCAGGCGTCGGGCATCGAAGTGAAGTCCATCATGGACGACACCCCCGTGCCGCACAACGGCTGCCGCCCCAAGAAGAAGTTCCGCGCCTAA
- the infA gene encoding translation initiation factor IF-1 — protein MPEQREKRKKEESDTVRAEGVVEEALPNTTFRVKLDTGHDILAYISGKMRIHYIRILPGDRVVLEISPYDTSRGRIVYRK, from the coding sequence ATGCCGGAACAGCGGGAGAAGCGTAAGAAGGAAGAGTCCGATACCGTGCGGGCCGAGGGCGTGGTCGAAGAGGCGCTGCCGAACACCACGTTCCGTGTGAAGCTTGACACCGGGCACGACATCCTGGCTTACATCAGCGGCAAGATGCGCATTCACTACATCCGCATCCTGCCGGGGGACCGCGTGGTTCTGGAGATCAGTCCGTACGACACCTCGCGCGGACGTATCGTCTACCGCAAGTAA
- the rplP gene encoding 50S ribosomal protein L16, giving the protein MLLPKRTKFRKQHRGRMTGDAKGGDYVAFGDFGLIALEPAWIKSNQIEACRIVMSRHFRRGGKIYIRIFPDKPVTKKPAETRMGKGKGAVEYWVSVVKPGRVMFEVSGVTEEQAKEAFRLAGHKLPIQTKMVKREVYDEAQ; this is encoded by the coding sequence ATGCTTCTTCCCAAGCGCACCAAGTTCCGTAAACAGCACCGCGGCCGCATGACCGGTGACGCCAAGGGCGGCGACTACGTCGCGTTCGGCGACTTCGGCCTGATCGCCCTGGAACCCGCCTGGATCAAAAGCAACCAGATTGAGGCGTGCCGTATCGTCATGAGCCGTCACTTCCGCCGCGGCGGGAAAATCTACATCCGGATCTTCCCCGACAAGCCTGTGACCAAGAAACCCGCCGAAACCCGAATGGGTAAAGGTAAAGGCGCCGTGGAGTACTGGGTGAGCGTCGTCAAGCCCGGCCGCGTGATGTTCGAAGTGTCTGGCGTGACCGAAGAGCAGGCCAAGGAAGCCTTCCGCCTGGCCGGTCACAAGCTGCCTATCCAGACCAAAATGGTGAAGCGCGAGGTCTACGATGAAGCCCAGTGA
- the rplN gene encoding 50S ribosomal protein L14: MIMPQSRLDVADNSGAREIMCIRVLNSGVGGKGLTTGGGGNKRYAHVGDIIVASVKDAAPRGAVKAGDVVKAVVVRTSHAIKRADGSTIRFDKNAAVIINNQGEPRGTRVFGPVARELRDRRFMKIVSLAPEVL; this comes from the coding sequence ATGATCATGCCCCAGTCCCGCCTCGACGTGGCGGACAACAGCGGCGCACGCGAGATCATGTGCATCCGCGTGCTGAACAGCGGCGTGGGCGGCAAAGGTCTCACCACCGGCGGCGGCGGTAACAAGCGCTACGCCCACGTGGGTGACATCATCGTCGCGTCCGTCAAGGACGCCGCACCCCGCGGCGCCGTGAAGGCCGGCGACGTCGTCAAGGCCGTGGTCGTGCGCACCAGCCACGCGATCAAGCGCGCTGACGGCAGCACCATCCGCTTCGACAAGAACGCCGCCGTCATCATCAACAACCAGGGCGAGCCCCGCGGCACGCGCGTCTTCGGGCCGGTCGCCCGTGAACTCCGCGACCGCCGCTTCATGAAGATCGTCTCCCTGGCCCCGGAGGTGCTGTAA
- the rplV gene encoding 50S ribosomal protein L22, whose amino-acid sequence MTAPEYRNKKQRKQNVKLRTPGRATAKYVRISPRKVRLVVDVIRGKTVRDAEDLLRFIPRAASEPVAKVLNSAKHNALHNDNMLEDRLVITAAFVDAGPTLKRLIPRARGSANIIKKRTSHITIIVGEKGSK is encoded by the coding sequence ATGACCGCTCCTGAATACCGCAACAAGAAGCAGCGCAAGCAGAACGTCAAGCTGCGCACGCCCGGCCGGGCCACCGCCAAATACGTCCGCATCAGCCCCCGCAAGGTGCGCCTGGTGGTTGACGTGATCCGCGGCAAGACCGTCCGCGACGCCGAAGACCTTCTGCGCTTCATCCCCCGCGCCGCCAGTGAGCCCGTTGCGAAGGTCCTCAACAGCGCCAAGCACAACGCGCTGCACAACGACAACATGCTCGAAGACCGCCTGGTGATCACCGCGGCCTTCGTGGATGCGGGCCCGACCCTCAAGCGCCTGATTCCCCGCGCCCGTGGCAGCGCGAACATCATCAAAAAGCGCACCAGCCACATCACCATCATCGTGGGCGAGAAGGGGAGCAAGTAA
- a CDS encoding adenylate kinase: MTQAKHNVVIFLGPPGAGKGTQAERLAQDKDLVKISTGDILRDHVTRGTELGQQVKPILDAGQLVPDEILIALIRDKLAGMDQVRVIFDGFPRTTAQAQELDMLLEELGAPVSAVPLLDVPDDVLIGRIVERGRQASARGEAVRSDDTEEVARRRQEIYREQTQPLIDYYSARGNLYRVNGVGSMDEVYGRIQGGLN; encoded by the coding sequence GTGACTCAAGCCAAACACAACGTCGTGATCTTCCTGGGGCCCCCTGGCGCAGGCAAAGGCACCCAGGCGGAACGACTGGCGCAGGACAAGGACCTCGTAAAGATCAGCACCGGAGATATCCTGCGCGACCATGTGACGCGCGGCACCGAGCTGGGGCAGCAGGTGAAGCCCATTCTGGATGCAGGGCAGCTGGTTCCCGACGAGATTCTGATTGCCCTCATCCGCGACAAGCTGGCGGGGATGGATCAGGTCCGGGTGATTTTTGATGGGTTTCCCCGCACCACAGCCCAGGCACAGGAGCTGGATATGCTGCTCGAAGAACTGGGCGCGCCTGTGAGTGCGGTGCCTCTACTGGACGTGCCCGATGACGTGCTGATTGGCCGCATTGTCGAGCGGGGCCGTCAGGCGTCGGCTCGGGGTGAAGCCGTCCGCAGCGACGATACGGAAGAGGTGGCCCGGCGGCGGCAGGAAATCTACCGGGAGCAGACCCAGCCGTTGATTGACTATTATTCTGCCCGTGGCAATCTGTACCGCGTGAATGGTGTCGGCAGCATGGATGAGGTCTATGGCCGAATTCAGGGTGGCCTGAACTAG
- the rpsM gene encoding 30S ribosomal protein S13 yields the protein MARIAGVDLPREKRVEIALTYIYGIGLTRSKEVLERTGISPDTRVKNLSEAEQSTLREAIEKTYKVEGDLRSEVGQNIKRLMDIGAYRGLRHRRGLPVRGQRTKTNARTRKGPRKTVAGKKKATRK from the coding sequence ATGGCGCGTATTGCTGGCGTTGACCTTCCCCGCGAAAAGCGCGTTGAAATTGCGCTCACCTACATTTACGGCATCGGCCTGACCCGCAGCAAGGAAGTTCTCGAACGCACCGGCATCAGCCCGGACACCCGCGTCAAGAACCTCAGCGAAGCCGAGCAGAGCACCCTGCGTGAAGCCATCGAGAAGACCTACAAGGTCGAAGGTGACCTCCGCAGTGAAGTCGGTCAGAACATCAAGCGTCTGATGGACATCGGCGCCTACCGTGGCCTGCGTCACCGCCGCGGCCTGCCCGTGCGCGGCCAGCGCACCAAGACGAACGCACGCACCCGCAAGGGCCCGCGTAAGACCGTCGCCGGTAAGAAGAAGGCCACGAGGAAGTAA
- the rplO gene encoding 50S ribosomal protein L15, with product MKLHELKPHAGSRKNRKRVGRGPGGTDKTAGRGHKGQKARSGAGKGSFFEGGRSRLIARLPKRGFNNVGTTFEVVNLAQLANIEDATIDRNVLELAGLVRRKNRPVKLLGSGEVTRAVTIHVDAASEGAVKAVEAAGGKVILPEANEAEKAE from the coding sequence ATGAAACTGCACGAACTCAAGCCCCACGCCGGCAGCCGCAAGAACCGCAAGCGCGTCGGCCGTGGCCCCGGCGGCACCGACAAAACCGCCGGTCGCGGCCACAAAGGCCAGAAGGCCCGCAGTGGCGCCGGCAAGGGCAGCTTCTTTGAAGGTGGCCGCAGCCGCCTGATCGCCCGCCTGCCCAAGCGCGGCTTCAACAACGTCGGCACCACCTTCGAAGTGGTGAACCTGGCGCAGCTGGCGAACATTGAGGACGCCACCATCGACCGGAACGTGCTGGAACTCGCGGGCCTCGTGCGCCGCAAGAACCGCCCCGTGAAACTGCTCGGCAGCGGTGAAGTGACCCGCGCCGTGACCATTCACGTGGACGCCGCCAGCGAAGGCGCCGTGAAGGCCGTGGAAGCGGCCGGCGGCAAGGTCATCCTGCCCGAAGCGAACGAAGCCGAGAAGGCGGAGTAA
- the rpsH gene encoding 30S ribosomal protein S8 → MLSDPIADMLTRIRNATRTHKETVNIPASKFKEELAKVLVQEGYVASYERTRPEGEKFDVLRLTLKYGAKREQVIKHIERISRPGRRAYVSAENLPRIQRGLGLAVVSTSKGLLPDREARKQGVGGEVICVLW, encoded by the coding sequence ATGTTGAGTGATCCCATCGCCGATATGCTCACGCGCATTCGCAACGCGACGCGCACCCACAAGGAGACCGTGAACATCCCGGCCTCCAAGTTCAAAGAAGAGCTCGCCAAGGTCCTCGTTCAGGAAGGGTACGTTGCCAGCTACGAGCGCACCCGCCCCGAAGGCGAGAAGTTCGACGTGCTGCGCCTCACCCTGAAGTACGGCGCCAAACGCGAACAGGTCATCAAGCACATCGAGCGCATCAGCCGCCCCGGCCGCCGCGCGTACGTGAGCGCTGAGAACCTGCCCCGCATCCAGCGTGGCCTGGGCCTCGCCGTGGTGTCCACGAGCAAAGGCCTGCTGCCCGACCGTGAAGCCCGCAAGCAGGGCGTGGGCGGCGAAGTTATCTGCGTTCTCTGGTAA
- the rplR gene encoding 50S ribosomal protein L18 produces the protein MATQTTVRRKLRARRKVRQAAGERLRLSVYRSSKHIYAQIIDDSKGVTVAAASSAAVKSGSKTDTAAAVGKALAEAAAAQGVSKVVFDRGQYKYHGRVKALADAAREGGLDF, from the coding sequence ATGGCGACCCAGACGACCGTGCGCCGCAAGCTCCGCGCCCGCCGCAAGGTGCGGCAGGCCGCCGGCGAGCGCCTGCGCCTCAGCGTGTACCGCTCCAGCAAGCACATCTACGCCCAGATCATCGACGACAGCAAAGGCGTCACCGTCGCTGCGGCCAGCAGCGCTGCCGTCAAGTCCGGGAGCAAGACCGACACCGCCGCCGCTGTGGGCAAGGCCCTCGCGGAAGCCGCCGCTGCCCAGGGCGTCAGCAAGGTGGTCTTTGACCGTGGCCAGTACAAGTACCACGGACGAGTGAAAGCGCTCGCCGACGCGGCGCGGGAGGGTGGCCTTGACTTTTAA
- the rplF gene encoding 50S ribosomal protein L6: protein MSRIGKQPIAVPNGVTLSAQNGVFTVKGPKGELTVPYNTELTIKHDGDQLLVERPSDAQRHRALHGLTRTLVANAVKGVSEGYTINLELKGVGFRAKLAGKALELTIGYSHPVVIEPPAGVSFIVPEPTKIDVSGIDKQLVGQVAANVRKVRKPDAYHGKGVRFVGEKISLKAGKAGATGGKGKK, encoded by the coding sequence ATGTCCCGAATTGGAAAACAGCCGATCGCCGTACCGAACGGCGTGACCCTGAGCGCCCAGAATGGCGTGTTCACGGTCAAGGGCCCCAAAGGCGAACTGACCGTTCCCTACAACACCGAACTGACCATCAAGCACGACGGTGACCAGCTGCTCGTCGAGCGTCCCAGCGACGCTCAGCGCCACCGCGCCCTGCACGGCCTGACCCGCACCCTGGTCGCCAACGCTGTCAAAGGCGTCAGCGAAGGCTACACCATCAACCTGGAACTCAAAGGCGTCGGTTTCCGCGCCAAGCTCGCCGGGAAAGCGCTGGAACTGACCATCGGTTACAGCCACCCCGTCGTGATTGAGCCGCCAGCTGGCGTGAGCTTCATCGTGCCCGAACCCACCAAGATTGACGTGAGCGGCATCGACAAGCAGCTCGTCGGTCAGGTGGCCGCGAACGTCCGCAAAGTCCGCAAGCCCGACGCCTACCACGGCAAGGGTGTGCGCTTCGTTGGCGAGAAAATCAGCCTCAAGGCCGGTAAGGCTGGCGCCACCGGCGGGAAAGGGAAGAAATAA
- a CDS encoding type Z 30S ribosomal protein S14 has product MANTSKVVKAARGHKFAVQNYSRCSRCGRARGYYRFFGLCRICIREMAHKGELPGVKKSSW; this is encoded by the coding sequence ATGGCTAACACCTCGAAAGTCGTCAAAGCTGCGCGCGGCCACAAGTTCGCCGTGCAGAACTACAGCCGCTGCTCCCGCTGCGGCCGCGCCCGCGGCTACTACCGCTTCTTCGGCCTGTGCCGCATCTGCATCCGCGAGATGGCGCACAAGGGCGAACTGCCCGGTGTGAAAAAGAGCAGCTGGTAA
- the rpmJ gene encoding 50S ribosomal protein L36 has product MKVRSSVKKMCDNCKVIRRHGRVLVICSNVKHKQRQG; this is encoded by the coding sequence ATGAAAGTTCGCAGCAGTGTCAAGAAGATGTGCGACAACTGCAAAGTGATCCGCCGCCACGGTCGCGTGCTGGTCATTTGCTCCAACGTCAAGCACAAGCAGAGGCAGGGTTAA
- a CDS encoding polysaccharide deacetylase family protein: protein MVFHQIGEASGRSLSISPEALRRRVETLRRLDYRFVTSREAARASRTDRVAVIQFDDGFESVYRVAFPVLRDLGVPGTTYVIWSRLNQPGSLSTAQVAELRAAGWEVGTHSHSHAALADLSPGGLRRELSPPDAGRAEAADVQCVAYPLNRHDARVRREASRQGLNCGVAGGPPPLSRADPMALPAPAITPWDDALLPMRSRWGLDARAPLMAAGVLLPILDGVGRPHPAAPPPAPGMPRIMSFSATA from the coding sequence ATGGTCTTTCACCAGATAGGGGAGGCGAGTGGCCGGTCGCTGAGCATCTCACCTGAGGCGCTGAGGCGGCGGGTTGAGACACTCCGCCGTCTGGACTACCGCTTTGTGACCTCCAGGGAAGCGGCGCGTGCTTCCAGGACAGACCGGGTGGCCGTCATTCAATTTGATGATGGTTTCGAGAGTGTCTACCGGGTGGCGTTTCCTGTCTTGCGGGACCTGGGAGTCCCAGGCACGACCTACGTGATCTGGTCACGCCTGAATCAGCCGGGCAGTTTGAGCACCGCTCAGGTGGCTGAGCTGCGTGCGGCAGGCTGGGAGGTGGGGACCCACTCACATTCTCACGCGGCTCTGGCAGATCTGAGCCCAGGTGGGCTGCGGCGCGAATTGAGTCCTCCGGACGCTGGACGTGCAGAGGCCGCTGATGTCCAGTGTGTGGCCTATCCCCTGAACCGTCATGACGCCCGTGTGCGCCGGGAAGCGTCGCGCCAGGGCCTCAATTGCGGGGTCGCTGGAGGCCCCCCGCCGCTGAGCCGCGCGGACCCCATGGCCCTGCCCGCGCCGGCAATCACCCCCTGGGATGATGCGCTGCTGCCCATGCGTTCGCGCTGGGGATTGGATGCTCGCGCGCCCCTGATGGCTGCAGGTGTTCTGCTCCCTATTCTTGATGGTGTGGGGCGGCCACACCCCGCAGCGCCGCCCCCCGCACCTGGAATGCCGCGCATTATGAGCTTCTCGGCAACGGCATGA
- the rpsE gene encoding 30S ribosomal protein S5: protein MTFNRRNDRVERESSEFEEKMLFVNRTSKTYQGGRRFRFAALVILGDRNGRVGMGIGKAKEVPVAIEKAKSIARKNMITVPVENGTIPHDIVGVNSTSRVLLKPAGPGTGVIAGTVPRSIAELAGITNMLSKELGSRNKVNVAYAVFDGLKNLRTAKQVRALRGEAAQPTGGAQ from the coding sequence TTGACTTTTAACCGACGCAACGACCGTGTGGAGCGCGAAAGCAGCGAATTCGAAGAGAAGATGCTCTTCGTCAACCGCACGAGCAAAACCTACCAGGGCGGCCGCCGCTTCCGCTTCGCGGCCCTCGTCATCCTCGGCGACCGCAACGGCCGCGTGGGTATGGGCATCGGCAAAGCCAAGGAAGTGCCCGTGGCCATCGAGAAGGCCAAGAGCATCGCCCGCAAGAACATGATCACCGTGCCCGTCGAAAACGGCACGATCCCCCACGACATCGTGGGTGTGAACAGCACCAGCCGCGTGCTGCTGAAGCCCGCTGGCCCCGGTACGGGCGTGATCGCGGGCACCGTGCCCCGCTCCATCGCGGAACTGGCCGGCATTACCAACATGCTGTCCAAGGAACTCGGCAGCCGCAACAAGGTAAACGTGGCGTACGCCGTGTTTGACGGCCTTAAGAACCTCCGCACCGCCAAGCAGGTCCGCGCGCTGCGCGGCGAGGCGGCGCAGCCCACCGGGGGTGCCCAGTGA
- the rplE gene encoding 50S ribosomal protein L5: protein MQQMKQKYNEQVRAAMMQQFGYSSVMAVPRIEKIVVNEGLGSAKEDSKAIDKAARELALITLQKPIVTKAKKSISNFKLRQGMPVGIKVTLRGERMYVFLEKLINVGLPRIRDFKGVNPNAFDGRGNYNLGIKEQLIFPEITYDMVDKVRGMDITIVTTAKTDEEARALLQAMGLPFRK, encoded by the coding sequence ATGCAGCAGATGAAGCAGAAGTACAACGAGCAGGTCCGCGCCGCGATGATGCAGCAGTTCGGCTACAGCAGCGTCATGGCTGTGCCCCGCATCGAGAAGATCGTCGTGAACGAAGGTCTCGGCAGCGCCAAGGAAGACAGCAAGGCGATCGACAAGGCGGCCCGTGAATTGGCGCTGATCACCCTGCAGAAGCCCATCGTGACAAAAGCGAAGAAGAGCATCAGCAACTTCAAGCTGCGTCAGGGCATGCCCGTGGGCATCAAGGTCACGCTGCGCGGCGAGCGCATGTACGTGTTCCTGGAGAAGCTGATCAACGTCGGCCTGCCCCGCATCCGCGACTTCAAAGGCGTGAACCCCAACGCCTTCGACGGCCGCGGCAACTACAACCTGGGCATCAAGGAGCAGCTGATCTTCCCCGAGATCACCTACGACATGGTCGACAAGGTGCGCGGCATGGACATCACCATCGTCACGACTGCCAAGACGGACGAAGAAGCCCGCGCGCTCCTGCAAGCCATGGGCCTGCCCTTTCGCAAATAA
- the rplX gene encoding 50S ribosomal protein L24 encodes MPRPSAGSHHSDKLHVKKGDTVIVLSGKHKGKTGKVLLAMPRDQKVVVEGVNLVTKNVKPSPANPQGGQEQRELALHASKVAIVDPETGKATRIRKTIVDGKKVRVAVASGKNID; translated from the coding sequence ATGCCCCGTCCCAGCGCTGGCAGCCACCACAGCGATAAGCTGCACGTCAAGAAGGGTGACACCGTCATCGTTCTGAGCGGCAAGCACAAAGGCAAGACCGGCAAGGTGCTGCTCGCCATGCCCCGCGACCAGAAGGTCGTCGTGGAAGGCGTGAACCTCGTCACCAAGAACGTCAAGCCCAGCCCCGCCAACCCGCAGGGCGGCCAGGAACAGCGCGAGCTGGCCCTGCACGCCAGCAAGGTCGCGATCGTTGATCCCGAAACCGGCAAAGCGACCCGCATTCGCAAGACCATCGTGGACGGCAAGAAAGTCCGCGTGGCTGTTGCGAGCGGCAAGAACATCGACTGA